One Gloeobacter morelensis MG652769 DNA window includes the following coding sequences:
- a CDS encoding Uma2 family endonuclease — protein sequence MGESSGLPEFKMFDSHSRLPTADELPDSDDTPVDNELQDLIPGLLKLLLASIWAERWDWFWGTDMGIYFDPEDVPVVPDGFLVLGVPRVKDENLRRSYVLWEEKVAPILTLEVVSRRRRGEYYQKKLDYAALGVRYYAIYNALRQVKESFEIYRLEGGEYVLLSANPVWLPEIGLGLGYERCVYQGMEREWLFWYDEHGRRYLTPEERAAEAEQRAAEAEQRAHEESKLRQQAQGQLEILRRRLQELGIDPDG from the coding sequence ATGGGCGAAAGTTCAGGCTTGCCGGAGTTCAAGATGTTCGATTCGCACTCCCGCCTACCCACCGCCGACGAACTGCCTGACTCGGACGACACCCCCGTGGATAACGAGCTGCAAGATCTCATCCCTGGGTTGCTCAAGTTGCTGCTCGCTTCGATCTGGGCTGAGCGTTGGGACTGGTTCTGGGGCACGGATATGGGTATCTACTTCGACCCCGAGGATGTGCCGGTAGTCCCCGACGGCTTTCTGGTTCTCGGTGTACCGCGGGTCAAAGACGAGAATTTGCGCAGAAGTTATGTGCTCTGGGAAGAGAAAGTGGCGCCGATTCTGACCCTCGAAGTGGTTTCTCGGCGGCGGCGGGGCGAATACTATCAGAAAAAACTGGACTATGCGGCCCTCGGGGTGCGCTACTACGCCATCTACAACGCGCTGCGCCAGGTCAAGGAGAGTTTCGAGATCTATCGGCTGGAGGGCGGGGAGTACGTTCTGCTGTCGGCAAACCCGGTCTGGTTGCCGGAAATCGGTCTGGGCCTCGGTTATGAACGGTGCGTCTATCAGGGGATGGAGCGCGAATGGCTGTTCTGGTACGACGAGCATGGCCGTCGCTACCTAACACCCGAGGAGCGGGCCGCCGAGGCTGAGCAACGGGCCGCCGAGGCTGAGCAACGGGCTCATGAGGAGTCTAAACTGCGCCAGCAGGCCCAAGGTCAACTGGAAATCCTCCGACGGCGTTTGCAGGAACTGGGCATCGATCCGGACGGCTGA
- a CDS encoding PhoX family protein, with protein sequence MQRRAFVEFLAAAGAASLLPHPTRASQAAFVAHTGQQLGFTPVAIPVPHAPTFQEIARFEVQDTLVVPREYRYDVLVAWGDRVFADPNDYFGYNNDYTAFLPLGTDDSEGLLWVNHEYVSRDPWVDTFDVVVGMPLPGETILRNRNGRLSDDQKRTLALLVLYDQGGSVVHLRRDSGGTYRVVKGSPYNRRITGMQGFDNPAQQLESDGPAAAVFRKGPDGLGTRIIGTIGNCAGGLTPWGTILTCEENFQIQVVEAVDADGQTDNARVGFDAFSFPKFAGVHLGLQGNKYGWVVEIDPRRPDAQGVKHTALGRFRHENVAIRAEEGKPLVCYMGDDRTGGHTWKYVSRNLYRTAAGAANSALLADGTLYVARYELDGSGRWVPLALATAVDPIDPARVTGGKLLLPNRPGGGAQEVGTGAPLKRFKQQFKTLADLYESEGAVLIDAFLAANAVGGTPAARPEDLEVHPRDGSVFIAYTSGRASADGAPDETIFTTAFQEADTDKRGKAPHGAIYRLFEQNNEPTALRFRWVTFAVSGEAIAGGAGFAFPDNLCFDADANLWMCTDISNDNEPVPNRLSAPDHVTSGLFGSNTVWFMPTSGSQAGQAFPFATGPAGAELTGPTFTADGRTLFLAVQHPGEGEGWRSGNALKPEKQTRYELLSADGKGTFVQTRLVPFGSNFPSTDGGPPKPCVVAIRRR encoded by the coding sequence ATGCAACGCCGCGCATTTGTTGAGTTTCTCGCCGCCGCCGGGGCGGCCAGTCTGTTGCCCCACCCGACCAGGGCATCCCAGGCGGCCTTCGTAGCCCACACGGGACAGCAATTGGGTTTCACACCCGTGGCGATACCGGTACCCCACGCTCCCACCTTCCAAGAAATTGCTCGCTTCGAGGTGCAGGACACGCTGGTGGTGCCGCGCGAGTACCGGTACGACGTGCTCGTTGCCTGGGGCGATCGGGTTTTTGCCGACCCTAATGATTATTTTGGCTACAATAACGACTACACGGCCTTCTTGCCGTTGGGCACCGATGACAGTGAGGGCCTGCTCTGGGTCAACCACGAGTACGTCAGCCGCGATCCCTGGGTGGACACCTTCGATGTCGTGGTGGGCATGCCTTTACCGGGGGAGACCATTCTGCGCAACCGCAACGGCCGGTTGAGCGATGACCAGAAGCGGACTCTGGCGCTTCTAGTGCTCTATGACCAGGGCGGCAGCGTGGTGCACCTGCGCCGCGACAGCGGCGGCACCTACCGGGTGGTCAAGGGCAGCCCCTACAACCGCCGGATCACCGGCATGCAGGGCTTCGACAACCCTGCCCAACAGCTCGAATCCGACGGCCCTGCCGCCGCGGTTTTCCGCAAAGGACCGGACGGGCTCGGTACTCGAATCATCGGCACCATCGGCAATTGTGCCGGGGGGCTCACCCCCTGGGGGACGATTCTCACCTGTGAAGAAAACTTTCAAATCCAAGTAGTCGAAGCAGTCGATGCCGACGGTCAGACTGATAATGCCCGGGTGGGTTTCGACGCCTTCAGTTTTCCAAAATTTGCCGGAGTGCACCTTGGCTTGCAGGGCAACAAATACGGCTGGGTGGTAGAAATTGACCCGCGCCGCCCCGATGCGCAGGGAGTCAAACATACTGCCCTGGGCCGCTTCCGCCACGAGAACGTCGCCATCCGCGCCGAGGAGGGCAAACCGCTGGTGTGCTATATGGGGGACGACCGCACCGGCGGGCACACCTGGAAGTACGTCAGCCGCAACCTGTACCGCACCGCGGCCGGTGCAGCCAACAGCGCTCTGTTGGCGGATGGTACCCTTTATGTCGCTCGCTATGAGCTGGACGGCAGCGGCAGGTGGGTGCCATTGGCCCTTGCGACAGCTGTCGATCCGATTGATCCGGCGCGGGTCACAGGCGGCAAGCTGCTGTTGCCCAACCGGCCCGGCGGCGGTGCGCAGGAGGTGGGCACAGGCGCACCGCTGAAGCGCTTCAAACAGCAGTTCAAGACCCTCGCAGATCTCTACGAGAGCGAAGGGGCCGTGCTCATCGATGCGTTTTTGGCGGCCAATGCCGTTGGCGGCACCCCCGCTGCTCGCCCCGAAGATCTGGAGGTTCACCCCCGCGACGGCTCGGTGTTTATCGCCTACACTTCCGGCCGGGCCAGTGCCGACGGTGCTCCCGACGAGACGATCTTCACCACCGCCTTCCAGGAAGCCGATACCGACAAGCGCGGCAAAGCTCCCCACGGCGCCATCTATCGGCTCTTTGAGCAGAACAACGAACCGACGGCCCTGCGCTTTCGCTGGGTGACCTTCGCCGTCTCCGGCGAAGCCATAGCCGGCGGGGCCGGTTTTGCCTTTCCTGACAACCTTTGCTTCGACGCCGATGCCAACCTCTGGATGTGCACCGACATCAGCAACGACAACGAGCCGGTCCCCAACCGCCTGAGCGCCCCCGACCATGTCACCAGCGGTCTATTCGGCAGTAACACCGTCTGGTTTATGCCTACGAGCGGTTCGCAGGCAGGTCAGGCGTTTCCCTTCGCCACCGGTCCGGCCGGTGCTGAACTGACCGGGCCAACCTTCACCGCCGACGGCCGGACGCTGTTTCTGGCGGTGCAGCACCCCGGGGAGGGTGAAGGCTGGCGTAGCGGCAATGCCCTCAAACCCGAGAAGCAGACCCGCTACGAATTACTCAGTGCCGACGGTAAGGGCACTTTCGTACAGACGCGGCTCGTGCCGTTCGGCAGCAATTTCCCGAGTACCGACGGCGGTCCGCCCAAACCCTGTGTGGTGGCTATCCGGCGGCGCTAG